Sequence from the Novipirellula aureliae genome:
ATAATCGCTGGTCAGCGTTTCGGCCTTCCGCGTTCCGAGCGACGCTTCGAGAAAACGGCTGGCATCGCGACAAGCGGTACCGGTAAAGCCATTCGTGTCGACTTTGCTTTTACCATCCGCAGCAATTGTGATTTCGATGGTTTTCACGTCACTCTCCTACGCAGACGGTTAGCTTGATGGAGCCGTCGTTAAGCGTTTGCTCGGTGACGGTGTGACCCTGGCGTCTTGCCTCCAATTTGCATTTTTCCGTCGCGTACGACTGCAGCAATTTGTCGAGGTGAGACTGATCACCCCAGTGGCCTTCGTAGTTGTCGTAGGCGACCCTGCCGGAATCGGTTTGGCAGACGACAGGGTACCGCCATCGAGGCAAATGCACGAGATATCCCGTAGCCTCTGAGCTGAACAGCTTCGCGGTGCCTTGAACGGGATCGGCGAGTTCGTTCCGACGACAAGCGAACCGCAAGGCGTCTTCGTCACGAATCTCCGCTTGAATCTCTAATATGTGGGAAATTGGTTTTCTCCTATTGTTCGAGTGGGTTAAGTGTCTAAGTCAGCATCTCTGTGGTGGGTAATTCGACCAGTGGTATCACCGTGAGATTCTTTTGGCGTTGCGTCGATGATACGGACAATCGTGGGTCGATCAGCGACCATGTCACTTAGAAGAAACTCGGCAACTGCTTCGGATTCAGCTGTCGTATCACTACGTCGCAATATCTGCAGTGCGATGAGGAGTGGGACCAGGCAGGCGGCAAGCAACCCAATCGCTTTGATCGACTCAGCAATAATGGGGTCACGGATTCGTGTAGCCGCAATCTGACGGCGTTCGTCTTCAAGTCGATCCCGCTGAGCCCCAATTGTTTGCCGTTCCGCTTGAACATCGCGATGGATTTCGACGATGGTTCCGCGAGCGGCGGCATCCGCTTCCACCAGCAGCTTGGTTCCTTCAGCGACCTGATGCTGCAACTCCGTGTTGCGAATTTCTTGCTGAGCTTGGCGTTCAAGATTTCTTTCCGCCATTTCGGCGAGTCGTTTGTTTTCGTCGTCCCGACACCCGCCGAGGGCGAGAACGAGTATGGCCACCGAGATGACCATGATGGTTTTTCCCATTCGATCTCCATTGTTCGAGGATGCGATTGAGAATGGCTTGGAGTCCGAGACGTAATCTACGTTCCCGAGACAAGGCAATCACTGCAACGAGCAGTGATACACACAAAGCCACGATGAAGAAGAGGTAAGCGATGACCACCTCCTTTTGCGTGAGAGAAGAGGGCTAATCAATGCAGGCACGGTTAGGATTCGCCTCACCCTATATGACGCGTTTTCAGCCTCAATTTAGATGAAGCCGGGTAGCGATTTGGTGCGTTGCAATCTTGTTGAAATGCTAAGAGATCCTCAAGTAATATGCCACGTTTTTGGCCCAAATTTAGCGGTTTTAGAATCTTTTACCGGAACCGAGACAACTTGGACACGTACGCAACTGCAATACACCCTTTCCATCGACGTATCGGTAATTTCCAGCACCACCACAACGAGAACAAACGCGAGACTGTTCAATCGACTGCTGAAATCGTTGGTAGCGAGGATCGTTTAGCTCGCGGCGTTCCTACTCTATTTCGGCACCAATAATTGTCCCCATGAAGTCAACCATCGCGCGATCCGCTTCATCGGGAGACATTCTTGGCTCGCTTTGCGTGGCTCCGGATTAGGTTTGGTCGATAACTCTTTAGGCGTTGTCTGCACTTTTGTTCGTGGTACGGGCGTATCTGCACCGGCTGGGGTGCTTGTGGGCGATGGACGTCCGAGTTCCGCCGCTGTTTTTTCGACTGATTGCGTCGGTGCTACGTCTGGTTCCGGAGCTGATGGATCGGAGGGGACAAATGACAGCAGCAGAAAGGTCATCACCGTTGCACAAACCGCAAAGATAGCTTGTTGCGACTGCGGCTTTTCGGCGGACGGGTCTTTGGTCGCCTCCTGACTCGCTCTGAAAAGCGAAATGTGAAGAACGCAGAGATTCCCAATCCCGCGATCGCAATAAGTGTGAGCACGAAACGCACTAATGGCCAATAGAGGCCCGTGAAATAGAGAATCAGCACCGACACGGTGGCGACACCAATCCAAATCCTACTTTGTTAATTCATAGCTGGCTCCTTTGGAGTGTGAATTGAGAGGTTTTCGGCAATACAAATATCCGACAATGCTATATCCCATTACAGGATATAGCATCTACGCCTTTCGAGGGAATTCGCGTGGAAAAAAACCTGCATACCGAACGTCAAAGAGTGTTTTTAACGCTGCTACGCGAGTGCAGAGAGCGATCGAACCTACGTCAGGCCGATGTGGCCGAGCGTTTGAAGAAGCCGCAGTCGTTTTTAAGCAAGTACGAGTCGGGTGAACGGTGGTTGGAGGTGCTCGAACAGCTTGATGTCTGCGAAGCAATCGACACCACATTGACTGCGTTCGTCAGGAAGATTGAGAAGCGACTTGAAGCGATTCAGTCCCCGAAAGCCAACGGATAACCGAGCTCAACTACCTTATATGCCGCAAAAACGCCGCTAATTTAGCTGTTTTCGTGTTTTGTATGCCTCTCGCATGGCGGGACATACATGGTCATATATGCCTAGCCATGCGAGAGGCATACAAGTCAGCGCACCTGGGTTCCAGAAGGCAAAAAATCGCTCTGTGGGAGACTTGGCTGATAGATAAAAAAATGACCGCATTCACCCTAAGGAAAACGCGGTCATGATCATGAACCAGCGACAACCGCGAAAGGCTATCGTTGGTGGCGAGTCCGCCGGCCGTCTGGCTTCGGCACGCCCCGTTTCTCATACAATCGAATTAAGGCGGCGGTGATTGCTGAACGCGAGACACCAATCACTGCCGCGATGTCTTTTTCGAGAACACTGGCCGCGTGGAGTTCTTCGATCTGCTTTTCGACATCGGGGTTTCCTTTGATCCGAATTTTCGGCTCACGCCGATGCTTTGTACCAGCACCCTTACGCTTGCCGTTAGCGAAGTCAAGAGCATTCAAAATGGTTGGCCTCGAAACATCAAACTCCTTGGCAATCGTATTGCACGAGGGTTTGCGTTTCGTCGACTCCGCAATCTCATTGTACCTGGCCAGGACAGCCTCTGCGTTGTCCTTCGCCCAGCACGACCGCTCGGGAACCTGAAAGTCCTCGACCCAGAACCAATCTTCGGGTAAGCCTCGAAACCGATTCGGGTCCGTGACGGCATCAATTTCTTCGAGGTTTGCCAACGAATCACCAGGTTCGACCCGAGGCCGCCCACGACGACGGGGTTTAGTTTGGTAGCCGCCACTGACAGGATCACGTGGCAGTTTGTTGATTGTCTCAGGCGACTGTTGATTAGCAAACCAGCTGACCGCGTGAAACGAAGATCCAACCTTGCAAACCCTCAAACGCACACGGCCATCATTGAAGCAGTCGATTTTGTCGACATGCATCGAC
This genomic interval carries:
- a CDS encoding DUF2997 domain-containing protein translates to MKTIEITIAADGKSKVDTNGFTGTACRDASRFLEASLGTRKAETLTSDYYSTNSQTQQENESTT
- a CDS encoding DUF1257 domain-containing protein; protein product: MHLPRWRYPVVCQTDSGRVAYDNYEGHWGDQSHLDKLLQSYATEKCKLEARRQGHTVTEQTLNDGSIKLTVCVGE
- a CDS encoding helix-turn-helix domain-containing protein, whose amino-acid sequence is MEKNLHTERQRVFLTLLRECRERSNLRQADVAERLKKPQSFLSKYESGERWLEVLEQLDVCEAIDTTLTAFVRKIEKRLEAIQSPKANG